In the Oryza glaberrima chromosome 6, OglaRS2, whole genome shotgun sequence genome, one interval contains:
- the LOC127777716 gene encoding rac-like GTP-binding protein 4 — protein MASSASRFIKCVTVGDGAVGKTCMLICYTSNKFPTDYVPTVFDNFSANVVVDGTTVNLGLWDTAGQEDYNRLRPLSYRGADVFVLAFSLVSRASYENVMKKWLPELQHYAPGVPIVLIGTKLDLREDKHYLLDHPSLVPVTTAQGEELRKHIGATCYIECSSKTQQNVKAVFDAAIKVVIKPPTKQRDRKKKKTRRGCSFFCKGVMSRRRLVCFK, from the exons atggcgtccaGCGCGTCGCGGTTCATCAAGTGCGTCACGGTCGGGGACGGCGCCGTCGGCAAGACCTGCATGCTCATCTGCTACACCAGCAACAAGTTCCCCACT GATTACGTACCCACTGTTTTTGACAATTTCAGTGCAAACGTGGTGGTCGACGGCACCACGGTGAATTTGGGTCTCTGGGATACTGCAG GGCAGGAAGATTACAACAGATTGAGGCCGCTAAGCTACCGTGGCGCCGATGTCTTTGTGCTTGCCTTCTCCCTAGTGAGCCGAGCTAGCTATGAGAATGTCATGAAGaag TGGTTACCAGAGCTTCAGCATTATGCACCAGGGGTGCCAATTGTGTTGATTGGGACCAAATTGG ATCTTCGTGAAGATAAACACTACTTACTTGACCATCCTAGCTTGGTGCCTGTGACTACAGCACAG GGAGAGGAACTCCGCAAGCACATTGGCGCAACGTGTTACATCGAATGCAGCTCAAAGACACAGCAG AATGTAAAAGCTGTGTTTGATGCTGCCATCAAGGTAGTAATCAAGCCTCCAACAAAGCAGAGGgacaggaagaagaagaaaacacgGCGGGGATGTTCTTTCTT CTGCAAGGGTGTCATGTCCAGAAGAAGGCTAGTATGCTTCAAGTGA
- the LOC127777714 gene encoding xyloglucan O-acetyltransferase 3-like: protein MGIMGKWERCIGGRSKPMSRQRTQEALRRAPGDSEVDRKEKPWAARWKASLIATCLVALPALVFLAVGGGMPSAVTVLVRGTTPTSAGQGGGAGAARAMAECDVSRGRWVREPRGPSYTNVTCSTVADYVNCQKFGKDPGYLYWRWRPDGCELPRFSPATFLAAVRGKRLAFIGDSLARNHMESLLCLLSQAETPTDMHAGAFVDAFRRWRFPEHDFMLMAVWTEFLVHAVPVVAGRRTGPFDVHLDRINADWTRRLPELDYAVISNGNWFFRANYLWEGGRRVGCVDCGEPGLAHFPMAYAVGRVVGAALDAIAGCADCKRELVALVRTYTPDHFEHGSWFSGGYCNRTRPLEEEEVSSVAIAWELRAAQIEEVRKAREKATTTMRTRRRFGVVDVTPAMMARADGHPGEHHRRWRGRNANDCLHLCLPGPIDMWNDVLLRRLAELSPPSDAR from the coding sequence ATGGGAATCATGGGGAAATGGGAGAGATGCATCGGAGGCAGAAGCAAGCCAATGTCGCGGCAGCGCACGCAGGAGGCTCTCCGTCGAGCACCTGGCGACTCCGAGGTGGACAGGAAGGAGAAGCCATGGGCGGCGCGGTGGAAAGCTTCCCTGATCGCGACCTGCCTCGTCGCGCTGCCGGCGCTGGTgttcctcgccgtcggcggcggcatgcccTCCGCCGTGACGGTGCTCGTTCGGGGCACGACGCCGACATCTGCAGGacaaggtggcggcgcgggcgcggcgagaGCAATGGCGGAGTGCGACGTGTCGAGGGGGAGATGGGTGAGGGAGCCGAGGGGGCCGAGCTACACGAACGTGACGTGCTCGACGGTGGCCGACTACGTCAACTGCCAGAAGTTCGGCAAGGATCCCGGCTACCTCtactggcggtggcggcccgaCGGGTGCGAGCTCCCGCGGTTCTCGCCGGCGACGTTTctcgccgccgtgcgcggcAAGCGGCTCGCCTTCATCGGCGACTCGCTGGCGCGCAACCACATGGAGTCGCTGCTCTGCCTGCTGTCCCAGGCGGAGACGCCCACCGACATGCACGCCGGCGCGTTCGTGGACGCGTTCCGGAGGTGGCGCTTCCCCGAGCACGACTTCATGCTCATGGCGGTGTGGACGGAGTTCCTCGTCCACGCCGTCCCGGTCGTCGCCGGCAGGCGGACGGGGCCGTTCGACGTCCACCTCGACCGGATCAACGCCGACTGGACGCGCCGCCTGCCGGAGCTCGACTACGCGGTGATCTCCAACGGCAACTGGTTCTTCCGCGCCAACTACCTCTGGGagggcggccgccgcgtcggctgCGTCGACTGCGGCGAGCCCGGCCTCGCCCACTTCCCCATGGCGTACGCCGTCGgccgcgtcgtcggcgcggCGCTCGACGCCATCGCCGGGTGCGCGGACTGCAAGCGCGAGCTCGTCGCGCTCGTGCGCACCTACACGCCGGACCACTTCGAGCACGGCTCGTGGTTCAGCGGCGGCTACTGCAACAGGACGCGGccattggaggaggaggaggtgagctCGGTCGCCATTGCCTGGGAGCTGAGGGCGGCGCAGATCGAGGAGGTGAGGAAGGCGAGGgagaaggcgacgacgacgatgaggacgaggaggaggttcGGCGTGGTGGACGTGACGCCGGCGATGATGGCGCGTGCCGACGGGCACCCCGGCGAGCACCACCGCAGGTGGAGGGGGAGGAATGCCAACGACTGCCTGCACCTATGCTTGCCGGGGCCCATCGACATGTGGAACGACGTGCTGCTCCGGCGGCTCGCCGAGCTCTCGCCGCCATCGGATGCACGGTGA